From Rhododendron vialii isolate Sample 1 chromosome 10a, ASM3025357v1, the proteins below share one genomic window:
- the LOC131303356 gene encoding uncharacterized protein LOC131303356, whose protein sequence is MPPPSYFPLRWESTGDQWWYASPIDWAAANGHYDLVRELIRLDGNNLIKLTSLRRIRRLETVWDDEAQFDDVAKCRSQVARKLFSECETKREREKNSLIRSGYGGWLLYTAASAGDLGFVQELLEIDPLLVFGEGEYGVTDILYAAARSRNCGVFRLVHDYAASPRFVAGEGREVEESIGEIPAAYKWEMMNRAVHAAARGGNLKILMELVGDNVSDVLAFRDMQGSTILHAAAGRGQAEVVKELIASFDIINATDNQGNSALHVAAHRGQLPVVEALIQASPSSIYLRNNAGETFLHMVMSGFKNPSFHRLDRQIELVKQLASGKLFNTEDFINAKNNDGRTALHVAVVGNIHSDLVEQLMTVRSINVNIRDSNGMTPLDLLKQRPPCASSDILTRHLISAGGIFSSQDYSARKTIASHLRMRSIGSPGTSFRISDTEIFLHTGIENALDATSTEVTQHDTTTETPNVSNSTQKKPDSVDYAAKRLKGDYAAKRLKGFFRWPRTKGRKNERVKAEERTSVSTLDETPIPLRQRFSKSSSLPNNKRTLSVRSNLPSPTAKKKLASGLVHGVMQAMPQHAVPRRSRSSSFSKSSASSSNSWEKQKSVSIESADIVGPSWSNQMSDEGTPTSVHKQRSVNRSLINICFGGSSLSAKEPIGEQDLYAVSVA, encoded by the exons ATGCCTCCTCCTTCATACTTTCCTCTCCGGTGGGAAAGCACCGGAGACCAGTGGTGGTACGCTTCCCCGATAGACTGGGCAGCTGCCAATGGCCACTATGACTTGGTAAGGGAGCTCATCCGTTTAGACGGCAATAACCTCATCAAACTCACCTCTCTAAGGCGAATCCGCCGCCTCGAGACCGTGTGGGATGATGAGGCACAGTTCGATGATGTGGCCAAGTGCCGCTCCCAAGTCGCCCGGAAGCTCTTTTCCGAGTGCGAAAccaagagggagagggagaagaatTCGCTAATCCGGTCCGGGTACGGGGGTTGGCTTCTATACACCGCCGCCTCGGCTGGGGACTTGGGTTTTGTTCAAGAACTCCTCGAAATAGACCCTTTGCTTGTTTTCGGGGAAGGAGAATATGGGGTGACCGATATACTGTACGCCGCGGCGAGGAGTAGGAACTGTGGGGTTTTTAGGCTTGTTCATGACTATGCAGCCTCGCCGCGGTTTGTGGCGGGCGAGGGGAGAGAGGTGGAGGAGAGTATTGGGGAGATTCCCGCAGCTTATAAGTGGGAGATGATGAATAGAGCTGTTCATGCTGCTGCAAGAGGGGGGAATTTGAAGATTTTGATGGAACTTGTTGGTGATAATGTCTCTGATGTTTTGGCTTTTAGAGATATGCAGGGATCTACTATCTTGCATGCAGCTGCTGGAAGAGGTCAGGCAGAG GTAGTGAAAGAGCTTATAGCATCCTTTGATATCATCAACGCCACAGACAATCAAGGAAACTCAGCACTGCATGTAGCTGCTCACAGAGGCCAATTACCTGTGGTTGAGGCCCTAATTCAGGCATCTCCCTCTTCCATCTATCTAAGAAACAACGCAGGAGAAACTTTCCTTCATATGGTCATGTCCGGTTTCAAAAATCCCAGTTTCCACAGATTGGATCGACAGATTGAGCTCGTGAAGCAATTAGCATCAGGAAAATTGTTTAACACAGAAGACTTCATAAACGCCAAAAACAACGATGGTAGAACCGCTCTTCACGTGGCAGTCGTCGGAAATATTCATTCTGATTTAGTGGAGCAACTGATGACCGTCAGATCAATTAACGTGAACATCCGCGATTCAAATGGCATGACCCCCCTTGATCTGCTCAAGCAACGGCCACCATGTGCCTCATCTGATATACTAACAAGACATTTGATTTCAGCAGGGGGGATTTTCAGTTCTCAGGATTATTCAGCGAGAAAAACGATTGCTTCCCATTTAAGAATGAGAAGTATCGGAAGCCCAGGGACTTCCTTTAGAATCTCAGACACAGAAATATTTTTGCACACGGGCATCGAAAATGCCTTGGATGCCACATCAACTGAAGTGACTCAACATGACACAACTACAGAAACCCCCAATGTATCAAATTCAACTCAGAAGAAACCAGATTCTGTAGATTATGCAGCAAAACGTTTGAAAGGAGATTATGCAGCAAAACGTTTGAAAGGCTTCTTTCGTTGGCCGAGaacaaaaggaaggaaaaatgaGAGGGTAAAAGCtgaagaaagaacttcagttaGTACGTTGGATGAAACTCCAATTCCACTTCGCCAACGATTCTCAAAGTCCTCGTCGCTTCCTAACAACAAACGGACACTTTCAGTGAGAAGTAACCTTCCAAGTCCAACCGCAAAGAAGAAACTCGCGTCAGGATTAGTGCACGGTGTAATGCAGGCCATGCCACAGCACGCTGTTCCACGACGATCAAGATCGAGTTCGTTTTCAAAGTCATCCGCGTCCTCATCCAATTCctgggaaaaacaaaaaagtgttAGTATCGAGAGTGCTGATATTGTAGGACCTTCTTGGTCGAACCAGATGTCGGATGAAGGAACACCGACTTCGGTCCACAAGCAGCGGTCAGTTAATAGGAGTTTGATAAACATTTGCTTCGGTGGGTCGAGTCTATCTGCAAAAGAACCCATTGGCGAGCAAGATCTTTATGCTGTATCAGTGGCTTGA
- the LOC131304280 gene encoding uncharacterized protein LOC131304280 isoform X2, protein MAMNHIKSLRSIIPTKEIILSEGRRTFAVGKAKKGSKGGGASDAPKASTLSKEVKSTTVVGANILKDGVDPKVLPDSEYPDWLGHLLDKKPALSELRRKNIEALPYEDLKRFVKLDNRARIKENNSVKAKN, encoded by the coding sequence ATGGCAATGAACCACATCAAATCCTTGAGAAGCATTATACCGACAAAAGAGATTATTTTGTCGGAGGGGCGGAGAACATTTGCTGTTGGGAAGGCAAAGAAGGGTTCCAAAGGTGGCGGAGCATCCGATGCTCCAAAGGCGTCAACACTCAGCAAAGAAGTCAAGTCCACTACAGTTGTTGGTGCGAATATCCTCAAGGATGGAGTGGACCCCAAAGTCTTGCCAGACTCGGAATATCCTGATTGGCTAGGGCACCTACTCGATAAAAAACCAGCATTGAGTGAGCTGAGGAGGAAGAACATAGAAGCTCTCCCTTACGAAGATCTCAAGCGCTTTGTTAAGTTGGACAACCGTGCCAGGATCAAGGAAAACAATTCTGTCAAGGCAAAGAATTGA
- the LOC131304280 gene encoding uncharacterized protein LOC131304280 isoform X1 has product MLVHILFFHSLTIFVAAWSDTEMAMNHIKSLRSIIPTKEIILSEGRRTFAVGKAKKGSKGGGASDAPKASTLSKEVKSTTVVGANILKDGVDPKVLPDSEYPDWLGHLLDKKPALSELRRKNIEALPYEDLKRFVKLDNRARIKENNSVKAKN; this is encoded by the coding sequence ATGCTTGTACACATATTATTCTTCCACAGTCTCACCATTTTTGTTGCAGCCTGGAGTGATACAGAGATGGCAATGAACCACATCAAATCCTTGAGAAGCATTATACCGACAAAAGAGATTATTTTGTCGGAGGGGCGGAGAACATTTGCTGTTGGGAAGGCAAAGAAGGGTTCCAAAGGTGGCGGAGCATCCGATGCTCCAAAGGCGTCAACACTCAGCAAAGAAGTCAAGTCCACTACAGTTGTTGGTGCGAATATCCTCAAGGATGGAGTGGACCCCAAAGTCTTGCCAGACTCGGAATATCCTGATTGGCTAGGGCACCTACTCGATAAAAAACCAGCATTGAGTGAGCTGAGGAGGAAGAACATAGAAGCTCTCCCTTACGAAGATCTCAAGCGCTTTGTTAAGTTGGACAACCGTGCCAGGATCAAGGAAAACAATTCTGTCAAGGCAAAGAATTGA
- the LOC131304168 gene encoding prohibitin-3, mitochondrial, whose translation MGSNQPAISFLTNLARAAFGLGVGATALNSSLYTVDGGQRAVLFDRFRGVIDDTVGEGTHFLIPWLQRPYIFDIRTRPHTFSSISGTKDLQMVNLTLRVLSRPEEAQLPRIFQTLGLEYDEKVLPSIGNEVLKAVVAQFNADQLLTERPHVSALVRESLIRRARDFNLVLDDVAITHLSYGAEFSKAVEQKQVAQQEAERSKFVVAKAEQERRAAVIRAEGESESAKLISEATAAAGMGLVELRRIEASREIAATLAKTPNVAYLPNGNNMLFGLNPR comes from the exons aTGGGCAGCAACCAACCCGCAATCTCCTTCCTAACCAACCTAGCCCGGGCCGCCTTCGGCCTGGGCGTCGGCGCCACCGCCCTCAACTCCTCCCTTTACACCGTCGACGGCGGCCAGCGCGCCGTCCTCTTCGACCGCTTCCGCGGCGTCATCGACGACACTGTCGGCGAGGGCACCCACTTCTTGATCCCCTGGCTCCAGCGCCCTTACATCTTCGACATCCGCACCCGTCCCCACACCTTCTCCTCCATCTCAGGCACAAAAGATCTCCAGATGGTTAACTTGACCCTACGCGTTCTTTCCAGGCCCGAGGAGGCCCAGCTGCCGAGAATCTTCCAAACCCTAGGGCTCGAGTACGACGAGAAGGTGCTGCCTTCGATCGGGAACGAGGTGTTGAAGGCAGTCGTGGCGCAGTTTAATGCTGATCAGTTGCTCACCGAGCGGCCGCACGTTTCGGCGCTGGTGAGGGAGAGCTTGATCAGGAGGGCCAGGGATTTTAATCTCGTGCTGGATGACGTGGCGATTACTCATTTGTCATATGGAGCGGAGTTCTCCAAGGCGGTGGAGCAGAAGCAGGTGGCACAGCAAGAGGCGGAGAG GTCTAAGTTTGTGGTGGCGAAGGCAGAGCAGGAGAGGCGAGCTGCGGTGATTAGGGCAGAAGGGGAGAGCGAGTCGGCGAAGTTGATTTCGGAGGCAACTGCAGCGGCTGGGATGGGGCTGGTTGAGCTTAGGAGGATTGAGGCATCAAGGGAGATAGCGGCCACGTTAGCGAAGACGCCCAATGTTGCGTATTTGCCTAATGGGAACAACATGTTGTTCGGGCTCAATCCCCGCTGA
- the LOC131304411 gene encoding glyceraldehyde-3-phosphate dehydrogenase 2, cytosolic-like: MGKIKIGINGFGRIGRLVARVVLQSEDVELVAVNDPFITADYMTYMFKYDSVHGQHKKHELTVKDSKTILFGDKPVTVFAARTPEDIPWGEAGADYVIESTGVFTDKDKAAAHLKGGAKKVIISAPSKDAPMFVVGVNEKEYKPDIDIVSNASCTTNCLAPLAKVIHDRFGIVEALMTTVHAITATQKTVDGPSQKDWRGGRAAAFNIIPSSTGAAKAVGKVLPSLNGKLTGMSFRVPIVDVSVVDLTARLEKEASYDEIKAAIKEEAEGNLKGILGYTEDDVVSSDFIGDCRSSIFDAKAGIALNGNFVKLVSWYDNEWGYSNRVVDLVRHMASC; this comes from the exons ATGGGGAAAATCAAGATTGGAATCAACG GCTTCGGGAGGATCGGACGTTTGGTGGCGAGAGTGGTTCTCCAGAGCGAGGATGTTGAGCTCGTCGCCGTCAATGATCCGTTCATCACCGCTGACTACATG ACCTACATGTTTAAATATGACAGTGTTCATGGTCAACATAAAAAGCATGAGCTTACAGTTAAGGATTCTAAGACTATCCTCTTTGGTGACAAACCTGTCACTGTCTTTGCTGCCAG GACCCCGGAGGACATCCCATGGGGTGAAGCTGGAGCTGACTACGTTATTGAGTCCACTGGAGTTTTTACTGACAAGGACAAAGCTGCTGCCCACTTAAAG GGTGGTGCAAAAAAGGTTATCATTTCCGCTCCAAGTAAGGATGCTCCCATGTTTGTTGTTGGTGTCAATGAGAAGGAATACAAACCTGATATTGATATTGTGTCCAACGCTAGTTGCACTACCAACTGTCTTGCTCCCTTGGCAAAG GTTATTCATGACAGATTTGGCATTGTTGAGGCTCTAATGACCACAGTACATGCAATTACTG CCACACAAAAGACTGTTGACGGTCCATCACAGAAGGACTGGAGAGGTGGAAGAGCTGCCGCTTTCAACATTATCCCCAGCAGTACCGGAGCTGCCAAG GCTGTGGGGAAGGTTCTGCCCTCATTAAATGGAAAGCTCACAGGAATGTCTTTCCGTGTTCCTATTGTGGATGTCTCTGTGGTTGATCTCACTGCGAGGCTCGAGAAGGAGGCATCATATGACGAGATTAAAGCTGCTATCAa GGAGGAGGCCGAGGGTAATTTGAAGGGAATCCTTGGTTACACTGAGGATGATGTAGTGTCATCTGACTTCATCGGTGATTGCAG GTCAAGTATCTTTGATGCCAAGGCTGGTATTGCTTTGAATGGCAACTTTGTGAAGCTTGTCTCTTGGTATGACAACGAATGGGGTTACAG CAACCGCGTGGTTGACTTGGTTCGCCACATGGCCTCTTGTTAG
- the LOC131304026 gene encoding cytosolic Fe-S cluster assembly factor NBP35: MENGEIPEDANEHCPGPQSESAGKSDACEGCPNQEVCATAPKGPDPDIVAIIERMATVKHKILVLSGKGGVGKSTFSAQLAFALAAKDFQVGLLDIDICGPSIPKMLGLEGQEIHQSNLGWSPVYVESNLGVMSIGFMLPNPDDAVIWRGPRKNGIIKQFLKDVYWGELDFLVVDAPPGTSDEHISIVQYLQETGIDGAIIVTTPQQVSLIDVRKEVSFCKKVGLQVLGVVENMSGLSQPLLDFKFLKVTETGEEKNVTEWAMEYMKEKAPELLDLVGFTEVFDSSGGGAAKMCSDMGVPFLGKVPMDPRLCKAAEEGRSCFDDTKCGLSAAALKRIIDKLVASEMFSSMENGV; encoded by the exons ATGGAGAACGGAGAGATTCCTGAAGACGCCAACGAAC ATTGCCCGGGTCCCCAGTCGGAGTCTGCTGGGAAATCCGATGCCTGCGAAGGATGCCCGAATCAGGAAGTTTGTGCTACTGCTCCCAAAGGCCCTGACCCAG ACATAGTTGCGATCATAGAGCGAATGGCTACTGTAAAACACAAAATACTTGTTCTATCCGGGAAAGGTGGAGTTGGGAAGAGCACATTCTCTGCTCAACTTGCATTTGCCCTAGCAGCGAAGGATTTTCAGGTAGGCCTGCTCGATATTGATATCTGTGGCCCAAGCATCCCAAAGATGCTTGGTCTAGAAGGCCAAGAAATCCACCAGAGCAACCTCGGATGGTCTCCCGTCTATGTTGAGTCCAACCTTGGCGTCATGTCAATTGGTTTCATGCTGCCCAACCCAGACGATGCCGTCATATGGAGGGGCCCACGAAAGAACGGAATCATCAAGCAATTCCTCAAGGACGTTTATTGGGGAGAGCTCGATTTTCTTGTGGTTGATGCCCCACCGGGTACCTCCGATGAGCACATCTCTATTGTCCAATATCTCCAAGAAACTGGGATCGACGGTGCAATCATAGTGACCACCCCACAACAAGTTTCTTTGATCGATGTGAGGAAAGAAGTGAGTTTTTGCAAGAAGGTTGGCTTACAAGTTCTTGGTGTGGTTGAGAACATGAGTGGACTATCCCAACCACTGTTAGATTTCAAATTCTTGAAGGTTACAGAAACCggggaagaaaaaaatgtgACCGAATGGGCTATGGAGTATATGAAGGAGAAAGCACCGGAATTGCTAGATTTGGTTGGTTTTACTGAAGTATTTGACAGCAGTGGTGGCGGCGCTGCGAAAATGTGTAGCGATATGGGCGTTCCGTTTCTTGGAAAAGTACCTATGGATCCTCGGCTGTGCAAAGCCGCCGAAGAAGGTCGATCTTGCTTTGATGACACTAAGTGTGGGTTGAGTGCGGCTGCGCTTAAAAGGATCATCGATAAACTGGTGGCTAGTGAAATGTTTTCAAGCATGGAAAATGGTGTTTAG